One region of Myxococcus xanthus genomic DNA includes:
- a CDS encoding tetratricopeptide repeat protein: protein MSSSYQGDSYGVVSLRMQGDQLVGVATGGPCGFEPDTEVLSGEFQDNVLVGQVLLCQLGPHCEPRVNQPALVVFNPDDGVMTALFRLKDGCRSPVLKNDSLLLLRPLSRDAEAVAPGRAASATAAVAASATADGANSSAAQVAAGLGRQGEVSPLEEGQRQLAAGNAGVAQRHFELALSKDPRSAAAVVGLGASQLMLNDVSRAVKTLEAGRGLGRADVHLWLAYAYQREGNRNRSRESLRKAFEQGWMPAGRAAEAVAEQALREDIETLMQQQRTRKRGPVRPSAGAGNTTP from the coding sequence GTGTCGAGCTCCTATCAAGGGGACTCCTATGGCGTGGTGTCCCTGCGCATGCAGGGAGACCAGCTGGTGGGGGTCGCGACTGGCGGACCCTGCGGATTCGAACCCGATACGGAGGTGCTCTCTGGCGAGTTCCAGGACAACGTCCTGGTGGGCCAGGTGTTGCTCTGTCAATTGGGGCCCCACTGTGAGCCGCGGGTGAATCAGCCCGCGCTGGTCGTGTTCAACCCGGACGATGGGGTGATGACGGCCCTGTTCCGGCTGAAGGACGGTTGCCGCTCGCCGGTGTTGAAGAACGACTCCCTCCTGCTCCTGCGGCCGTTGTCCCGGGACGCGGAAGCGGTGGCGCCGGGGCGCGCGGCTTCAGCGACCGCGGCGGTGGCCGCCTCGGCCACGGCGGACGGCGCGAACTCGTCCGCGGCGCAGGTGGCCGCGGGACTGGGCCGGCAGGGCGAGGTGTCACCCTTGGAGGAGGGGCAGCGCCAGTTGGCCGCGGGCAACGCGGGCGTGGCGCAGCGCCACTTCGAGCTGGCCCTGTCGAAGGACCCCCGCAGCGCCGCCGCGGTGGTGGGCCTGGGGGCCAGCCAGCTGATGCTCAATGACGTGAGCCGCGCGGTGAAGACGCTGGAGGCGGGCAGGGGGTTGGGGCGTGCGGACGTCCACCTGTGGCTGGCCTACGCGTATCAGCGCGAAGGCAACCGCAACCGCTCGCGCGAGTCGCTGCGCAAGGCCTTCGAGCAGGGCTGGATGCCCGCGGGCCGCGCGGCGGAAGCGGTGGCGGAGCAGGCGCTGCGCGAGGACATCGAAACACTCATGCAACAGCAGCGGACCCGGAAGCGGGGTCCCGTCCGCCCGTCGGCGGGGGCTGGAAACACCACGCCGTGA
- the tyrS gene encoding tyrosine--tRNA ligase has product MNPDALRKATPEEQFEEVTRGTVDLHVPEDLKKKLQYSYDTGKPLVIKAGFDPSRPDLHLGHSLLLTRMRRFQEFGHTVVFLIGDFTGLIGDPTGRNATRPALTRDEVKANAETYKKQVFKVLDESKTQVRFNSSWLDSLGTEGMIRLASRYSVQRMLERDDFKKRFRGEVSISIHEFLYPLLQGYDSVVLKADVELGATDQLFNLLVGRQLMKEEGMAPQVIMTGPILEGLNAKAVDGKIVGDKMSKSLDNYVGIDEPADTIFGKLMSITDDLMWRYYELLSAKTRAELAEMRAQVESGALHPKAVKVGFAQEMTARFQGEEAGKKAAEDFEKRFAKKELSTDELPLVEVSLGGAEKLPVTKLLPESKLVASATEARKLMAQGGVRVNGEKVQDVKAELGAGEYTVQVGKLKAARVKLG; this is encoded by the coding sequence ATGAATCCGGACGCGCTGCGCAAGGCGACCCCCGAGGAGCAGTTCGAAGAAGTGACCCGTGGCACGGTGGACCTCCACGTGCCCGAGGACCTGAAGAAGAAGCTTCAGTACTCGTATGACACGGGCAAGCCGCTGGTCATCAAGGCGGGCTTCGACCCGAGCCGGCCGGACCTGCACCTGGGCCACTCGCTGCTGCTCACGCGCATGCGGCGCTTCCAGGAGTTCGGCCACACGGTGGTGTTCCTCATCGGTGACTTCACGGGGTTGATTGGCGACCCGACGGGCCGCAACGCCACGCGCCCGGCGCTCACGCGCGACGAGGTGAAGGCCAACGCGGAGACCTACAAGAAGCAGGTCTTCAAGGTGTTGGACGAGTCCAAGACGCAGGTGCGCTTCAACTCCAGCTGGCTGGACTCACTGGGGACGGAAGGGATGATCCGCCTGGCCTCGCGCTACTCCGTGCAGCGCATGCTGGAGCGCGACGACTTCAAGAAGCGCTTCCGCGGCGAAGTCTCCATCTCCATCCACGAGTTCCTCTACCCGCTCCTGCAGGGCTACGACTCGGTGGTGCTCAAGGCGGACGTGGAGCTGGGCGCGACGGACCAGCTCTTCAACCTGCTGGTGGGCCGCCAGTTGATGAAGGAAGAGGGCATGGCGCCCCAGGTCATCATGACGGGCCCCATCCTGGAGGGCCTCAACGCGAAGGCGGTTGACGGAAAGATTGTCGGCGACAAGATGTCCAAGAGCCTGGACAACTACGTGGGCATCGACGAGCCGGCGGACACCATCTTCGGCAAGTTGATGAGCATCACCGACGACCTGATGTGGCGGTACTACGAGCTGCTCTCCGCGAAGACGCGGGCGGAGCTGGCGGAAATGCGCGCCCAGGTGGAGTCCGGCGCGCTGCACCCCAAGGCGGTGAAGGTCGGCTTCGCGCAGGAGATGACGGCGCGCTTCCAGGGCGAGGAGGCCGGGAAGAAGGCCGCCGAGGACTTCGAGAAGCGCTTCGCGAAGAAGGAGCTGTCCACGGACGAGCTGCCCCTGGTGGAGGTGTCCCTGGGCGGCGCGGAGAAGCTGCCGGTGACGAAGCTGCTGCCGGAGTCGAAGCTGGTCGCGTCCGCCACCGAGGCGCGCAAGCTGATGGCGCAGGGCGGCGTGCGCGTCAACGGCGAGAAGGTGCAGGACGTCAAGGCGGAGCTGGGCGCCGGCGAGTACACAGTGCAGGTGGGCAAGCTGAAGGCAGCCCGCGTGAAGCTCGGTTGA
- a CDS encoding serine/threonine-protein kinase, protein MSQPTSPQKTTRVFGNYEVLSVLGKGGMAEVYRARVLSGPREGWTVALKRLLPALTRDPESVSLFAREAQLSKQLHHPNIVTVLDAGALEGIYFIVMELVDGRDLGQILRRCKVRGIPLPLDFAVYLGKVLLEALAYAHSATGPQGERLGIVHCDVSPSNLFISRVGEIKLGDFGVSRVLVDGKLQGGEVLGKPYYLSPESLLGEVNPEADLWAATVVLYELLTLERPFTGTTPDAVFNAIRARQYRPLRELRPDIPEALEAVVARAFAERPEDRFPTAEEFAQALTPHYDERVGTPLAIAAVVRGLFGASDEVPAAPSPSGTPPTPGTRAE, encoded by the coding sequence GTGAGCCAGCCGACTTCCCCGCAGAAGACCACGCGGGTCTTCGGCAACTACGAAGTCCTCTCCGTGCTGGGCAAGGGCGGGATGGCGGAGGTGTACCGGGCCCGGGTGTTGTCCGGACCGCGTGAGGGCTGGACGGTGGCGCTCAAGCGCCTGTTGCCCGCGCTGACGCGGGATCCGGAGTCCGTGTCGCTGTTCGCCCGCGAGGCGCAGCTGTCCAAGCAGCTCCACCACCCCAACATCGTCACGGTGCTGGATGCCGGCGCGCTGGAGGGCATCTACTTCATCGTGATGGAGCTGGTGGACGGCCGCGACCTGGGGCAGATCCTCCGGCGCTGCAAGGTGCGCGGGATTCCACTGCCGCTCGACTTCGCGGTGTACCTGGGCAAGGTGCTGTTGGAGGCGCTCGCGTACGCGCACTCCGCCACGGGGCCCCAGGGCGAGCGGCTGGGCATCGTCCACTGCGACGTGTCGCCGTCCAACCTCTTCATCTCCCGCGTGGGCGAAATCAAGCTGGGCGACTTCGGCGTGTCGCGCGTGCTGGTGGACGGCAAGCTCCAGGGCGGCGAAGTGCTGGGCAAGCCCTACTACCTGTCCCCCGAATCGCTGCTCGGTGAGGTGAACCCGGAGGCAGACCTGTGGGCCGCCACGGTGGTGCTCTACGAGCTGCTGACGCTGGAGCGCCCCTTCACCGGCACGACGCCGGATGCCGTGTTCAACGCCATCCGCGCCCGGCAGTACCGGCCCCTGCGGGAACTGCGGCCCGACATCCCGGAGGCGCTGGAGGCCGTGGTGGCCCGGGCCTTCGCGGAGCGTCCCGAGGACCGCTTCCCGACAGCGGAGGAGTTCGCCCAGGCGCTGACGCCCCACTACGACGAACGCGTGGGCACGCCGCTGGCCATTGCCGCCGTGGTGCGCGGTCTCTTCGGTGCCAGTGACGAGGTGCCCGCCGCGCCGTCGCCCAGCGGGACGCCGCCGACGCCGGGCACGCGCGCGGAGTAG
- a CDS encoding cysteine desulfurase family protein has translation MTYWDYNAAAPIRAEVATLLSRAFASSGYGNASSVHQEGRAARARLDAARAQVARVLGCEPKEVSFTGSGSEADALALVGAWHMRPQPERRRVVTSAVEHPALLGAVAQLEREGAYVVRVAPGPDGRVREADMLEALTPDAALCSLMWANNETGVLQPAREVALACRQRGVLFHTDAVQAAGKVPLSLREVDADLLSLSAHKFGGPPGVGVLMVRKSVDVRALTPGHQEGGRRGGTQNVPYAEALALALALADAELTETTARLTTLRDAFEREVTARLPGVHINGGAAPRVPNTSNLRFDGVEGEALLIALDLEGICVSSGAACASGTLTPSHVLRAMGLSPAQARGSLRFSMGPGTTEADVARVVDALVRHVPHVRALAG, from the coding sequence GTGACGTACTGGGACTACAACGCGGCCGCGCCGATACGAGCGGAGGTCGCGACGCTGCTGTCGCGCGCCTTCGCGTCGAGCGGCTACGGCAATGCGTCCAGCGTGCACCAGGAGGGCCGCGCGGCCCGGGCCCGGTTGGACGCGGCACGGGCGCAGGTGGCCCGCGTGCTTGGCTGCGAGCCGAAGGAAGTCAGCTTCACCGGCTCCGGCAGCGAGGCGGACGCGCTGGCGCTCGTGGGCGCCTGGCACATGCGGCCCCAGCCCGAGCGGCGGCGGGTGGTGACTTCCGCGGTGGAGCACCCCGCCCTGCTGGGCGCGGTGGCGCAGTTGGAGCGGGAAGGCGCTTACGTCGTGCGGGTGGCGCCTGGTCCGGACGGGCGCGTGCGCGAAGCCGACATGCTGGAGGCCCTGACGCCAGACGCGGCCTTGTGCTCGTTGATGTGGGCCAACAACGAGACGGGCGTGCTCCAGCCCGCGCGGGAGGTGGCGCTCGCGTGCCGGCAGCGCGGCGTGCTGTTCCACACGGACGCGGTGCAGGCCGCGGGCAAGGTGCCCCTGTCCCTGCGCGAGGTGGACGCGGACCTGTTGTCCCTGTCCGCGCACAAGTTCGGCGGCCCTCCGGGCGTGGGCGTGCTGATGGTCCGCAAGAGCGTGGACGTCCGCGCGCTCACGCCGGGTCATCAAGAAGGCGGCCGTCGCGGAGGGACGCAGAACGTGCCCTACGCGGAGGCGCTGGCGCTCGCGCTCGCGTTGGCCGATGCGGAGCTGACTGAGACAACGGCGCGGCTGACCACGCTCCGCGATGCGTTCGAGCGGGAGGTGACGGCGCGACTGCCCGGCGTGCACATCAACGGCGGCGCGGCCCCGCGCGTGCCCAACACCAGCAACCTGCGCTTCGACGGCGTGGAGGGTGAGGCGCTGCTCATCGCCCTGGATCTGGAGGGCATCTGCGTGTCCTCCGGCGCCGCCTGCGCGTCCGGCACGCTGACGCCGTCGCATGTCCTGCGGGCCATGGGCCTGTCGCCCGCGCAGGCCCGAGGCAGCCTTCGCTTCAGCATGGGCCCCGGCACGACGGAAGCGGACGTGGCGCGCGTGGTGGACGCGCTCGTCCGACACGTGCCGCATGTCCGCGCGCTGGCCGGCTAG
- a CDS encoding 5-formyltetrahydrofolate cyclo-ligase, translating into MSETVVEEAAARKQTLREELTARRKAMTPDLIDTRGLKVQSRFLAAPYYQKARTVALYAPIRGEVPTRDILIAALQDGKIVCYPLSHVHGRILSFRAIKSESELEPGRLGVREPTNSADLIAVDQIDLFVVPGLGFTREGKRLGRGGGYYDATLRAASQRSRRVGLAFNDQVVPVLPTTGDDVDMDLVVTESESLRGLYRDWDFLDT; encoded by the coding sequence GTGAGCGAGACGGTGGTGGAAGAGGCGGCGGCGAGGAAGCAGACCCTGCGAGAGGAGCTCACGGCGCGCCGGAAGGCGATGACGCCGGACCTCATCGATACGCGGGGTCTCAAGGTTCAGTCTCGGTTTCTGGCGGCGCCCTACTATCAGAAGGCGCGCACGGTGGCGTTGTACGCCCCCATTCGGGGGGAAGTGCCAACCCGGGATATCCTGATTGCGGCGTTGCAAGACGGCAAGATTGTCTGCTACCCGCTCTCACATGTTCACGGGCGGATTCTTTCGTTCCGTGCCATCAAGTCGGAAAGCGAGCTGGAACCGGGACGTTTGGGGGTGCGTGAGCCCACCAACTCCGCGGACCTCATCGCGGTGGACCAGATTGACCTCTTCGTGGTGCCGGGCCTGGGCTTCACCCGGGAAGGCAAGCGGCTGGGGCGCGGGGGCGGTTACTACGACGCCACCCTCCGCGCGGCCAGTCAGCGCAGTCGTCGGGTGGGCCTGGCCTTCAATGACCAGGTCGTCCCCGTGCTGCCCACGACCGGGGATGACGTCGACATGGACCTGGTCGTAACGGAGTCTGAGTCCCTGCGCGGCCTGTACCGCGACTGGGACTTCCTCGATACGTGA
- a CDS encoding EndoU domain-containing protein, which translates to MRLSLPCLALLLGASLPALAGRGVFVSDVTVDALEQPESRKVVFTVEAGRPYPLLKKGGPNRAWCKLSGASAEGWVLCEGSPESTAPAPPSAAALVAADRAHSARQVTMRGPAGRVAARDADNDGDEELAGSASWKPATGCSTTCDSAPLFAKPPPLSAMDREVLDLCPARPDVSVSEGDVRRFLSRHYDDPRLQRALSVAGRPGARQANIDWLTGLWVSTGPRNAFTHVFCGDDWQRGPIGGLHFLPRYAQLEAEGRLCYQGPVRGAAALKGDAYLIRFKGVAPWSCGEKRVGGFSRGPDAVGLMSIGTRAFARCCARGGAKKEGGVYSAPDLGGTNWRIWCGTRNGTYGIATLHPTDDKATCGE; encoded by the coding sequence ATGCGTCTTTCCCTCCCCTGTCTCGCCCTGTTGCTGGGTGCCTCGCTGCCCGCCCTCGCGGGCCGCGGCGTCTTCGTGTCTGACGTCACGGTGGACGCCCTCGAGCAGCCCGAGTCCCGCAAGGTCGTCTTCACGGTGGAGGCCGGGAGGCCCTACCCCCTGCTGAAGAAGGGCGGCCCCAACCGCGCCTGGTGCAAGCTGAGCGGCGCGTCCGCCGAAGGCTGGGTGTTGTGTGAAGGCTCGCCGGAGTCCACCGCGCCCGCCCCTCCGAGCGCGGCGGCCCTGGTGGCCGCGGACCGGGCCCACTCGGCGCGACAGGTGACGATGCGGGGCCCCGCGGGCCGCGTGGCCGCGCGTGACGCTGACAACGACGGTGACGAGGAGCTGGCCGGCTCCGCGAGCTGGAAGCCGGCCACCGGCTGCTCGACGACGTGTGACAGCGCGCCCCTGTTCGCGAAGCCGCCGCCCTTGTCCGCCATGGACCGCGAGGTGTTGGACTTGTGCCCCGCGCGCCCCGACGTCAGCGTGAGTGAAGGCGACGTGCGGCGCTTCCTCTCGCGCCACTACGACGACCCGCGCCTCCAGCGGGCCCTGTCCGTGGCGGGCCGGCCCGGCGCGCGGCAGGCCAACATCGACTGGCTCACCGGCCTCTGGGTCAGCACCGGGCCTCGCAACGCCTTCACGCACGTCTTCTGCGGCGACGACTGGCAGCGAGGCCCCATTGGCGGCCTGCACTTCCTGCCGCGTTATGCCCAGCTCGAGGCGGAGGGCCGCCTCTGCTACCAGGGCCCGGTGCGCGGTGCCGCGGCCTTGAAGGGTGACGCCTACCTCATCCGCTTCAAGGGCGTGGCGCCCTGGTCCTGCGGTGAGAAGCGCGTCGGCGGCTTCTCACGTGGGCCGGACGCGGTGGGCCTGATGTCCATTGGCACGCGCGCCTTCGCCCGGTGCTGCGCGCGCGGCGGGGCCAAGAAGGAAGGCGGCGTGTACTCGGCGCCGGACCTGGGCGGGACGAACTGGCGCATCTGGTGCGGCACGCGCAATGGCACCTACGGCATCGCCACCCTGCATCCCACGGACGACAAGGCCACCTGCGGGGAATGA
- a CDS encoding AAA family ATPase — protein MAPPAGYDYDDNPFKLENPSILDIAPPEPKSVEDTGLKMGILSDIALKYLYYAGTGTGMGIADEMRLPWPGVIEHVVDFLATEKLVDLRGGKGFGRASVEFILSEKGREYARDALTRTTYVGPAPVPIEQYNALITSQTEETPVVSQEELVMALSHLTVPAELMDKLGPAVNSGRSLFLYGSPGNGKTSLAEAVSHMFGGEVFVPHCLEIGNQIIQVHDRLIHTPVSLEVGRDASGRRQTFEMDNRWLVCRRPSVVVGGELTLAMLDLIYSESTRFYEAPFQVKANGGMLLIDDFGRQKVHPTDLLNRWIVPLEKRVDFLTLHTGKKFEIPFDQLLVFSTNLDPKELVDEAFLRRIKYKIEVGNPDEEAYREIFSRVCEAAGIPYVDQAVTYLIEHYYKPRSMELRSCHPRDLVSLIRDAARYRQIPPALSKDLLDQACEVFLVNL, from the coding sequence ATGGCTCCTCCCGCTGGCTACGACTACGACGACAATCCGTTCAAGCTCGAGAACCCATCCATCCTCGACATCGCTCCACCGGAGCCGAAGTCGGTGGAGGACACGGGGCTCAAGATGGGCATCCTGTCCGACATCGCCCTGAAGTACCTCTATTACGCGGGCACGGGCACGGGCATGGGCATCGCGGACGAGATGCGACTGCCGTGGCCAGGTGTCATCGAGCACGTGGTGGACTTCCTCGCCACGGAGAAGCTGGTGGACCTGCGCGGCGGCAAGGGCTTTGGCCGCGCGTCCGTGGAGTTCATCCTGTCGGAGAAGGGCCGCGAGTACGCGCGCGACGCCCTCACCCGCACCACCTACGTGGGCCCCGCGCCGGTACCGATTGAGCAGTACAACGCGCTCATCACCAGCCAGACGGAGGAGACGCCCGTCGTCAGCCAGGAGGAGTTGGTGATGGCGCTCAGCCACCTCACCGTCCCCGCGGAGCTGATGGACAAGCTGGGGCCGGCGGTGAACTCCGGCCGCTCGCTGTTCCTCTACGGCTCCCCCGGCAACGGCAAGACGAGCCTGGCCGAGGCCGTCTCCCACATGTTTGGCGGCGAGGTGTTCGTCCCCCACTGCCTGGAGATTGGGAATCAGATCATCCAGGTCCACGACCGGCTCATCCACACGCCGGTGTCGCTGGAGGTCGGCCGGGATGCCTCCGGCCGCCGGCAGACCTTCGAAATGGACAACCGGTGGCTCGTGTGCCGTCGGCCCTCCGTCGTCGTGGGCGGCGAGCTGACGCTGGCGATGCTGGACCTCATCTATTCGGAGAGCACCCGCTTCTACGAGGCCCCGTTCCAGGTGAAGGCCAACGGCGGCATGCTCCTCATCGACGACTTCGGCCGCCAGAAGGTCCACCCCACGGACCTGCTCAACCGGTGGATTGTCCCCCTGGAGAAACGGGTGGACTTCCTCACCCTTCACACCGGCAAGAAGTTCGAAATCCCCTTCGACCAGCTCCTCGTCTTCTCCACCAACCTGGACCCCAAGGAACTGGTGGACGAGGCCTTCCTGCGCCGCATCAAGTACAAGATTGAGGTCGGGAACCCCGACGAAGAGGCTTACCGGGAAATCTTCAGTCGCGTCTGCGAGGCAGCGGGAATCCCGTACGTGGACCAGGCCGTCACGTACCTCATCGAGCACTACTACAAGCCGCGGAGCATGGAGCTTCGCTCGTGCCACCCTCGGGACCTGGTGAGCCTCATCCGGGACGCGGCGCGCTACCGGCAGATACCTCCAGCGCTCTCCAAGGACCTGCTCGACCAGGCGTGCGAGGTGTTCCTCGTCAATCTGTGA
- a CDS encoding Fic family protein: MISLLQPRGISRIHAPLYRSAACFEYRPRRTRSEKEPQSVKERYQDIDEKNETLRGYLDIYKDKPDAREFLDKMEMSWIYHDAALEGVVYTHQELMAALFPHRTSAEASMIPVVLEIRNHKAVCDFIREEAAGAKKQAQITLTTIKRMHDLFLGNTPEAQTERARMERRERTEKELAKERDRSGLRKDMPLHRTYFHDISQPAKIQPELEKLVDYTASAEFREFHPIKQAATVQHKFVQIFPFTEHSGKVGRMCSNLILLRNGYMPAVIHSIDRQRYYESFRGPAAGFRTVLMDAMENSLDNGMKYFRDLGRKFKALNS, encoded by the coding sequence ATGATTTCGTTGTTACAACCGCGCGGAATTTCTAGAATCCACGCGCCGTTGTACCGCTCGGCCGCATGCTTCGAGTACCGCCCGCGGCGGACCCGCAGCGAGAAGGAGCCGCAGTCCGTGAAGGAACGCTACCAGGACATCGACGAGAAGAACGAAACGCTGCGTGGGTACCTCGACATCTACAAGGACAAGCCGGACGCGCGCGAGTTCTTGGACAAGATGGAGATGTCGTGGATCTACCACGACGCCGCGCTAGAGGGAGTCGTCTACACGCATCAGGAACTGATGGCCGCGCTGTTCCCTCATCGAACCAGCGCGGAAGCCTCCATGATTCCGGTGGTCCTCGAAATCCGGAACCACAAGGCCGTCTGTGACTTCATCCGTGAGGAGGCAGCGGGCGCCAAGAAGCAGGCGCAAATCACGCTGACCACCATCAAGCGGATGCACGACCTCTTCCTGGGCAACACGCCGGAGGCCCAGACGGAGCGCGCGCGCATGGAGCGCCGCGAGCGCACGGAGAAGGAGCTGGCCAAGGAACGCGACAGGTCCGGGCTGCGCAAGGACATGCCGCTGCACCGCACGTACTTCCACGACATCTCCCAGCCGGCGAAGATCCAGCCGGAGTTGGAGAAGCTCGTGGACTACACGGCCAGCGCCGAGTTCCGCGAGTTCCACCCCATCAAGCAGGCGGCCACGGTCCAGCACAAGTTCGTGCAGATTTTCCCCTTCACCGAGCACAGCGGGAAGGTGGGGCGCATGTGCAGCAACCTCATCCTGCTGCGCAACGGCTACATGCCCGCCGTCATCCATTCCATCGACCGGCAGCGCTACTACGAGTCCTTCCGAGGACCCGCGGCGGGCTTCCGGACGGTGCTGATGGACGCGATGGAGAACTCGCTCGACAACGGCATGAAGTACTTCCGGGACCTGGGGCGCAAGTTCAAGGCCCTGAACAGCTAG
- a CDS encoding TIGR00282 family metallophosphoesterase — MKVLFMGDVVGRPGLQAVRTLLPRVRAQHGVDVVVANAENSDQGSGITSETAHYLLDSGVQLLTSGNHFYSKKAILPWVKEHPDLLLRPANYPKGTPGKGHSVVKLPDGRALGVINLEGRVFMRTEASPFEVVEGLVEELRQQTPCILVDMHCEASSEKNAMGVHLDGRVSVVVGTHTHVQTADERILPGGTAFITDVGMCGPLDSVIGMKKESSLTRFLGKPAPYEVAERLVYLQGVVVDIDDATGQGRSIHRVREHLPGT, encoded by the coding sequence GTGAAAGTCCTCTTCATGGGGGACGTGGTGGGCCGCCCGGGTCTTCAGGCGGTCCGCACGCTCCTTCCGAGGGTCCGCGCGCAGCACGGCGTGGACGTGGTGGTCGCCAACGCGGAGAACAGCGACCAAGGCTCGGGCATCACTTCAGAGACGGCCCACTACCTGCTCGACAGCGGCGTCCAGCTGCTGACGAGCGGTAATCATTTCTACTCCAAGAAGGCCATCCTCCCCTGGGTGAAGGAGCATCCGGACCTGCTCTTGCGTCCGGCCAACTACCCCAAGGGCACGCCGGGCAAGGGCCACAGCGTGGTGAAGCTGCCGGATGGGCGCGCGCTGGGCGTCATCAACCTGGAGGGGCGCGTCTTCATGCGCACCGAGGCCAGCCCCTTCGAGGTGGTGGAAGGGCTGGTGGAGGAGCTGCGCCAGCAGACGCCCTGCATCCTGGTGGACATGCACTGCGAGGCGTCCAGTGAGAAGAACGCCATGGGCGTCCACCTGGATGGGCGGGTGTCCGTGGTGGTGGGGACGCACACACACGTGCAGACGGCGGATGAGCGCATCCTCCCCGGTGGCACGGCCTTCATCACCGATGTCGGCATGTGCGGGCCGCTGGACTCCGTCATCGGCATGAAGAAGGAGTCCTCGCTGACGCGCTTCCTGGGCAAGCCGGCGCCGTATGAGGTGGCGGAGCGGCTCGTCTACCTGCAAGGCGTGGTGGTGGACATCGACGACGCCACCGGACAGGGCCGGAGCATCCACCGCGTGCGTGAGCACCTGCCAGGCACCTGA
- a CDS encoding DHH family phosphoesterase, translated as MSVTQSLNSRRGTGSSGGELTEPPPPRLAHMPARDKLERLLRVAQGHHKALILTHDNPDPDSLAAAVALAHLLERKAGLKAHIGYGGIIGRAENIAFVKVLRLPVSHVSTIDFDEYDLFGLVDTQPKVGNHSLPARLQAHLVVDHHPLRQESLEAPFADVGGDFGATSTMLVEYLRAARLEPSAEVATGLFYGIKADTRDLGRETTPTDVDSYLWLFPRMDKMLLAQIEHPELPARYFQLYHTAYERAKVYGTAIVTDLEEVYSPDMVAEVAERLMFLEGMKWSLAFGTYRNQLFLSLRVKDRRMNAGRLIREICEDYGGSSGGHGSMAGARLPLSGKLAQRKALKRELVAKFLEAFGVANERPVSLLYAQDS; from the coding sequence ATGTCCGTGACACAGTCCCTCAACAGCCGCCGCGGAACCGGAAGCTCGGGAGGCGAGCTGACGGAGCCCCCGCCACCGCGGCTGGCCCATATGCCAGCCCGTGACAAGTTGGAGCGGCTCCTGCGAGTAGCCCAGGGCCACCACAAGGCGCTCATCCTCACCCACGACAATCCGGACCCGGACTCGCTGGCGGCGGCGGTGGCCCTGGCGCACCTGCTCGAGCGCAAGGCGGGCCTGAAGGCCCACATCGGCTACGGCGGCATCATCGGCCGGGCGGAGAACATCGCCTTCGTGAAGGTGCTGCGCCTGCCCGTCTCACACGTGTCGACCATCGACTTCGACGAGTACGACCTCTTCGGGCTGGTGGACACGCAGCCCAAGGTAGGCAACCACTCCCTGCCCGCGCGGCTGCAAGCGCACCTGGTGGTGGACCACCATCCGCTGCGCCAGGAGAGCCTGGAGGCCCCTTTCGCGGACGTGGGCGGCGACTTCGGAGCCACGTCCACCATGCTGGTGGAGTACCTGCGCGCGGCCCGGTTGGAGCCCTCCGCGGAGGTGGCCACCGGCCTGTTCTACGGCATCAAGGCGGACACGCGCGACCTGGGCCGGGAGACGACGCCCACGGACGTGGACAGCTACCTGTGGCTGTTCCCGCGCATGGACAAGATGCTGCTGGCGCAGATTGAGCACCCCGAGCTGCCCGCGCGCTACTTCCAGCTGTACCACACGGCCTACGAGCGGGCGAAGGTGTACGGGACGGCCATTGTCACCGACCTGGAGGAGGTCTACTCCCCGGACATGGTGGCGGAGGTGGCCGAGCGGCTGATGTTCCTCGAAGGCATGAAGTGGTCGCTGGCCTTCGGGACGTACCGCAACCAGCTCTTCCTCAGCTTGCGCGTGAAGGACCGGCGGATGAACGCGGGGCGCCTCATCCGCGAAATCTGCGAGGACTACGGCGGCTCGTCCGGCGGCCACGGCAGCATGGCCGGAGCGCGGCTGCCGCTGTCCGGGAAGCTGGCGCAGCGCAAGGCGCTCAAGCGCGAGCTGGTGGCCAAGTTCCTGGAGGCATTCGGCGTCGCCAACGAGCGGCCGGTGTCGCTGCTGTACGCGCAGGACTCGTGA